From Larus michahellis chromosome 8, bLarMic1.1, whole genome shotgun sequence, one genomic window encodes:
- the NOMO2 gene encoding BOS complex subunit NOMO2 isoform X1, whose translation MGAAQRSSERHPGTAPQRAVKSWRRRRDSPRRGAGSQPAGTPGGSTRRPGPALPAALSQGSGGGGGGMRAWALALVWALGCGLARGSEDIVVGCGGFVKSDVEINYSLIEIKLYTKHGTLKYQTDCAPNNGYFMIPLYDKGDFILKIEPPLGWSFEPTSVDIHVDGINDICTKGGDINFVFTGFSVNGKVLSKGQTLGPAGVQVVLRNAGSDINIQATITQPGGKFAFFKVLPGEYEIFASHPTWMLKESNTVVRVTSSNAYAASPLIVAGYNVSGSVRSDGEPMKGVMFLLFSSSVTKEDVVGCSISPVDGFQSRDESLSYLCNVVSKEDGSFSFLSLPSGKYTVIPFYRGERITFDVAPSRLDFLVEHDSLQIEPVFHVMGFSVTGRVLNGPEGEGVADAIVTLNNQIKVRTKADGSFRLENITTGTYTIHARKEHLFFDTITVKIAPNTPQLANIIATGFSVCGRISVTRFPDTVKQISKYKVTMTPQDKDKASLVATETDPHGTFCFKAKSGTYNVQVIIPEAETRAGLALKPKMFPVTVTDRPVMDVTFSQFLASVSGKISCLDACGDLMVTLQSVSRQGEKRNLQLSGNKDSVAFTFENVLPGKYKVSIVHEDWCWKNKSLELEVMEEDVSGVEFRQTGYMLRCSLSHAITLEFYQDGNGPENVGVYNLSKGVNRFCLSKPGVYEVTPRSCHQFEHEYYTYDTSSPSILTLTAVRHHVLGTIVTDKLMDVTITIKSSIDSEPALVLGPLKSVQELRREQQLAEIETRRQEREKKGQEEEGTKPPVQEMVEELQGPFLYEFSYWARSGEKITVTPSSKELLFYPPYVETVVSGESCPGKLIEIHGKAGLFLEGRIHPELEGVEIVIGEKGATSPLITVFTDDKGAYSVGPLHSDLEYTVTAQKEGFVLTAIEGTVGDFKAFALAGVTFEIKSEDDQALAGVLLSLSGGVFRSNLLTQDNGMLTFSNLSPGQYYFKPMMKEFRFEPSSQMIEVQEGQNLKIRITGYRTAYSCYGTVSSLNGEPEQGVSVEAVGQKDCSIYGEDTITDEEGKFRLRGLLPGCVYHVQLKAEGNDHIERALPQHRAIEVGNSDIDDVNIIAFRQINQFDLSGNVITSSEYLSTLCVKLYKSENLDNPIHTVNLGLSLFFHFPPLLRDGENYVVLLDSTLSKSQYDYTLPQVSFTAIGYHKHITLIFSPTRKLPEQDIAQGSYIALPLTLLLLLAGYNHDKLIPLLLQLTTRLQGVRALGQTGSDMGGSEDAKRQTKKQKTRRT comes from the exons ATGGGAGCGGCACAAAGGAGCTCGGAACGACACCCGGGGACGGCTCCGCAGCGCGCCGTGAAGAGTTGGCGGCGGAGGCGGGACAgcccgcggcggggagcgggctcACAGCCCGCCGGGACGCCAGGGGGCAGcacccgccggcccggcccggctcttCCGGCGGCGCTGAGTCAGGGaagcggcggcggtggcggcgggatGCGGGCCTGGGCGCTGGCGTTGGTCTGGGCGCTGGGCTGCGGCCTGGCGCGGGGCTCCGAGGACATCGTCGTGGGCTGCGGCGGCTTCGTCAAGTCGGACGTGGAGATCAACTACTCCCTGATCGAG atTAAGTTATATACAAAACATGGTACTCTGAAATACCAGACAGATTGTGCTCCAAACAATGGGTATTTCATGATTCCCCTCTACGATAAG ggggATTTCATTCTTAAAATTGAGCCTCCCCTAGGGTGGAGTTTTG AACCAACCAGTGTAGACATCCATGTGGATGGCATTAATGACATTTGCACAAAGGGAGGTGATATTAATTTTGTGTTCACAGGGTTTTCTGTGAATGGAAAG GTTCTCAGCAAAGGTCAGACATTAGGTCCTGCTGGAGTCCAGGTTGTACTGAGAAATGCTGGCAGTGACATAAACATACAAGCAACTATTACACAACCTGGAGGAAA GTTTGCTTTCTTTAAAGTGCTTCCTGGCGAATATGAAATCTTTGCATCTCATCCGACCTGGATGTTGAAAGAG tcaAACACAGTGGTACGGGTGACAAGTTCTAATGCTTATGCTGCTAGCCCTCTGATTGTTGCCGGCTACAATGTTTCTGGGTCAGTAAGGAGTGATGGAGAACCAATGAAAGgggttatgtttctccttttctcttcttcggTCACTAAAGAG GATGTTGTGGGCTGCAGTATTTCTCCTGTGGATGGATTCCAGTCAAGGGATGAGTCTCTGTCTTATTTGTGCAATGTTGTATCAAAAGAAGATGGatctttcagctttctttcccTGCCAAGTGGGAAATACACTGTG ataccATTCTACAGGGGAGAGAGAATTACCTTTGATGTTGCTCCATCTAGATTGGACTTCCTTGTAGAGCATGATAGTTTACAAATTGAG ccTGTTTTCCATGTGATGGGTTTCTCTGTCACAGGCAGGGTATTGAATGGTCCTGAAGGAGAAGGAGTTGCTGATGCCATTGTGACTCTGAACAATCAGATTAAAG TAAGAACAAAAGCCGATGGCTCTTTCCGCCTTGAGAACATAACAACAGGTACATACACAATTCATGCCAGGAAAGAGCATCTCTTCTTTGATACTATTACAGTGAAGATTGCACCAAATACACCTCAGCTAGCAAACATCATTGCAACAGG ATTTAGCGTGTGTGGCCGGATCTCAGTAACTCGTTTCCCTGACACAGTCAAACAGATTAGTAAATACAAGGTAACCATGACGCCTCAAGACAAGGACAAAGCATCACTGGTTGCAACAGAAACTGACCCTCATGGAACATTTTGTTTTAAGGCAAAATCGGGTACATACAATGTTCAG GTGATTATTCCAGAGGCTGAGACCAGAGCAGGATTGGCTTTGAAACCCAAAATGTTCCCTGTAACTGTTACAGACAGGCCAGTAATGGATGTGACCTTCTCTCAGTTTTTAGCGTCTGTCTCGGGGAAGATATCTTGTTTAG ATGCTTGTGGTGATCTGATGGTGACGTTACAGTCTGTGAGCCGCCAGGGTGAAAAACGCAACCTGCAGCTCTCTGGAAACAAGGACTCAGTGGCCTTCACATTTGAAAATGTGCTACCTGGCAAATACAAAG TAAGCATTGTACATGAAGACTGGTGCTGGAAGAATAAGTCTTTGGAGTTGGAAGTCATGGAGGAAGATGTTTCGGGAGTGGAATTCAGGCAGACTGGATATATGCTGAGGTGTTCTCTTTCTCATGCAATTACACTG GAATTTTATCAGGATGGAAATGGACCGGAGAACGTTGGCGTTTATAACCTGTCCAAAGGAGTTAATAGATTCTGTCTGTCAAAGCCAG GTGTGTATGAAGTGACCCCACGTTCCTGCCACCAGTTTGAACATGAGTATTACACTTATGACAC GTCCTCTCCTAGCATACTGACACTCACTGCAGTTCGACATCACGTCCTCGGCACGATTGTAACAGATAAACTGATGGATGTGACTATTACCATTAA GTCATCCATTGACAGTGAACCTGCCTTAGTTTTAGGACCCCTGAAATCTGTACAGGAGTTACGTagagagcagcagctggcagaAATTGAGACCCGCcgacaggagagagaaaagaagggtcaagaggaggaaggaacaaaGCCACCAGTGCAAGAAATGGTGGAGGAACTCCAAGGACCGTTCTTATATGAATTTTCATACTGGGCAAG GTCCGGAGAGAAAATTACTGTGACACCCTCATCAAAAGAGCTGCTTTTCTACCCGCCCTATGTGGAAACAGTTGTTAGTGGag AGAGTTGTCCTGGAAAGCTGATAGAGATTCATGGAAAAGCAGGCTTATTTCTGGAAGGGCGAATTCATCCTGAATTGGAAGGTGTTGAGATTGTCATTGGTGAAAAGGGAGCAACTTCTCCGCTCATCACAGTTTTCACCGATGACAAAGGTGCTTACAG TGTTGGGCCACTTCACAGTGACTTGGAATATACAGTTACTGCTCAGAAAGAAGGGTTTGTTTTGACTGCAATAGAAGGCACAGTTGGGGACTTCAAAGCTTTTGCTCTTGCTGGGGTGACGTTTGAG atCAAATCAGAGGATGACCAGGCTCTTGCTGGAGTTCTCTTGTCTCTCAGTGGAGGGGTGTTTCGGTCCAACCTCCTTACACAGGATAATGGCATGCTGACTTTTTCCAATCTG AGCCCAGGGCAGTATTATTTTAAACCCATGATGAAAGAGTTTCGCTTTGAGCCATCATCACAAATGATTGAAGTGCAGGAAGGACAGAATCTTAAAATCCGGATAACTGGTTACAGAACAGCTTACAG CTGTTATGGCacagtttcttctttaaatgGCGAGCCTGAGCAGGGAGTCTCAGTAGAAGCTGTGGGGCAGAAGGATTGTAGTATCTATGGAGAAGACACGATAACTGATGAAGAGGGCAAATTCAGGCTACGTGGCCTTCTG CCTGGTTGTGTGTATCACGTCCAACTCAAAGCTGAAGGCAATGATCACATTGAAAGAGCTTTACCACAGCATCGTGCAATTgag GTTGGGAACAGTGACATTGATGATGTTAATATTATAGCATTCCGGCAAATTAATCAATTTGATTTAAGTGGAAATGTAATTACATCTTCTGAATATCTCTCCACATTATGT GTGAAGCTCTACAAAAGTGAAAATCTTGACAACCCAATTCATACAGTCAACTTAGGCCTatccctgtttttccatttcccacCGCTACTGCGAGATGGAGAG AATTACGTCGTGCTTCTGGATTCTACGTTGTCTAAATCACAGTATGACTACACCCTGCCTCAAGTTTCATTCACTGCTATTGGATATCATAAACACATTACACTGATCTTTAGTCCCACT
- the NOMO2 gene encoding BOS complex subunit NOMO2 isoform X2, translating to MLKESNTVVRVTSSNAYAASPLIVAGYNVSGSVRSDGEPMKGVMFLLFSSSVTKEDVVGCSISPVDGFQSRDESLSYLCNVVSKEDGSFSFLSLPSGKYTVIPFYRGERITFDVAPSRLDFLVEHDSLQIEPVFHVMGFSVTGRVLNGPEGEGVADAIVTLNNQIKVRTKADGSFRLENITTGTYTIHARKEHLFFDTITVKIAPNTPQLANIIATGFSVCGRISVTRFPDTVKQISKYKVTMTPQDKDKASLVATETDPHGTFCFKAKSGTYNVQVIIPEAETRAGLALKPKMFPVTVTDRPVMDVTFSQFLASVSGKISCLDACGDLMVTLQSVSRQGEKRNLQLSGNKDSVAFTFENVLPGKYKVSIVHEDWCWKNKSLELEVMEEDVSGVEFRQTGYMLRCSLSHAITLEFYQDGNGPENVGVYNLSKGVNRFCLSKPGVYEVTPRSCHQFEHEYYTYDTSSPSILTLTAVRHHVLGTIVTDKLMDVTITIKSSIDSEPALVLGPLKSVQELRREQQLAEIETRRQEREKKGQEEEGTKPPVQEMVEELQGPFLYEFSYWARSGEKITVTPSSKELLFYPPYVETVVSGESCPGKLIEIHGKAGLFLEGRIHPELEGVEIVIGEKGATSPLITVFTDDKGAYSVGPLHSDLEYTVTAQKEGFVLTAIEGTVGDFKAFALAGVTFEIKSEDDQALAGVLLSLSGGVFRSNLLTQDNGMLTFSNLSPGQYYFKPMMKEFRFEPSSQMIEVQEGQNLKIRITGYRTAYSCYGTVSSLNGEPEQGVSVEAVGQKDCSIYGEDTITDEEGKFRLRGLLPGCVYHVQLKAEGNDHIERALPQHRAIEVGNSDIDDVNIIAFRQINQFDLSGNVITSSEYLSTLCVKLYKSENLDNPIHTVNLGLSLFFHFPPLLRDGENYVVLLDSTLSKSQYDYTLPQVSFTAIGYHKHITLIFSPTRKLPEQDIAQGSYIALPLTLLLLLAGYNHDKLIPLLLQLTTRLQGVRALGQTGSDMGGSEDAKRQTKKQKTRRT from the exons ATGTTGAAAGAG tcaAACACAGTGGTACGGGTGACAAGTTCTAATGCTTATGCTGCTAGCCCTCTGATTGTTGCCGGCTACAATGTTTCTGGGTCAGTAAGGAGTGATGGAGAACCAATGAAAGgggttatgtttctccttttctcttcttcggTCACTAAAGAG GATGTTGTGGGCTGCAGTATTTCTCCTGTGGATGGATTCCAGTCAAGGGATGAGTCTCTGTCTTATTTGTGCAATGTTGTATCAAAAGAAGATGGatctttcagctttctttcccTGCCAAGTGGGAAATACACTGTG ataccATTCTACAGGGGAGAGAGAATTACCTTTGATGTTGCTCCATCTAGATTGGACTTCCTTGTAGAGCATGATAGTTTACAAATTGAG ccTGTTTTCCATGTGATGGGTTTCTCTGTCACAGGCAGGGTATTGAATGGTCCTGAAGGAGAAGGAGTTGCTGATGCCATTGTGACTCTGAACAATCAGATTAAAG TAAGAACAAAAGCCGATGGCTCTTTCCGCCTTGAGAACATAACAACAGGTACATACACAATTCATGCCAGGAAAGAGCATCTCTTCTTTGATACTATTACAGTGAAGATTGCACCAAATACACCTCAGCTAGCAAACATCATTGCAACAGG ATTTAGCGTGTGTGGCCGGATCTCAGTAACTCGTTTCCCTGACACAGTCAAACAGATTAGTAAATACAAGGTAACCATGACGCCTCAAGACAAGGACAAAGCATCACTGGTTGCAACAGAAACTGACCCTCATGGAACATTTTGTTTTAAGGCAAAATCGGGTACATACAATGTTCAG GTGATTATTCCAGAGGCTGAGACCAGAGCAGGATTGGCTTTGAAACCCAAAATGTTCCCTGTAACTGTTACAGACAGGCCAGTAATGGATGTGACCTTCTCTCAGTTTTTAGCGTCTGTCTCGGGGAAGATATCTTGTTTAG ATGCTTGTGGTGATCTGATGGTGACGTTACAGTCTGTGAGCCGCCAGGGTGAAAAACGCAACCTGCAGCTCTCTGGAAACAAGGACTCAGTGGCCTTCACATTTGAAAATGTGCTACCTGGCAAATACAAAG TAAGCATTGTACATGAAGACTGGTGCTGGAAGAATAAGTCTTTGGAGTTGGAAGTCATGGAGGAAGATGTTTCGGGAGTGGAATTCAGGCAGACTGGATATATGCTGAGGTGTTCTCTTTCTCATGCAATTACACTG GAATTTTATCAGGATGGAAATGGACCGGAGAACGTTGGCGTTTATAACCTGTCCAAAGGAGTTAATAGATTCTGTCTGTCAAAGCCAG GTGTGTATGAAGTGACCCCACGTTCCTGCCACCAGTTTGAACATGAGTATTACACTTATGACAC GTCCTCTCCTAGCATACTGACACTCACTGCAGTTCGACATCACGTCCTCGGCACGATTGTAACAGATAAACTGATGGATGTGACTATTACCATTAA GTCATCCATTGACAGTGAACCTGCCTTAGTTTTAGGACCCCTGAAATCTGTACAGGAGTTACGTagagagcagcagctggcagaAATTGAGACCCGCcgacaggagagagaaaagaagggtcaagaggaggaaggaacaaaGCCACCAGTGCAAGAAATGGTGGAGGAACTCCAAGGACCGTTCTTATATGAATTTTCATACTGGGCAAG GTCCGGAGAGAAAATTACTGTGACACCCTCATCAAAAGAGCTGCTTTTCTACCCGCCCTATGTGGAAACAGTTGTTAGTGGag AGAGTTGTCCTGGAAAGCTGATAGAGATTCATGGAAAAGCAGGCTTATTTCTGGAAGGGCGAATTCATCCTGAATTGGAAGGTGTTGAGATTGTCATTGGTGAAAAGGGAGCAACTTCTCCGCTCATCACAGTTTTCACCGATGACAAAGGTGCTTACAG TGTTGGGCCACTTCACAGTGACTTGGAATATACAGTTACTGCTCAGAAAGAAGGGTTTGTTTTGACTGCAATAGAAGGCACAGTTGGGGACTTCAAAGCTTTTGCTCTTGCTGGGGTGACGTTTGAG atCAAATCAGAGGATGACCAGGCTCTTGCTGGAGTTCTCTTGTCTCTCAGTGGAGGGGTGTTTCGGTCCAACCTCCTTACACAGGATAATGGCATGCTGACTTTTTCCAATCTG AGCCCAGGGCAGTATTATTTTAAACCCATGATGAAAGAGTTTCGCTTTGAGCCATCATCACAAATGATTGAAGTGCAGGAAGGACAGAATCTTAAAATCCGGATAACTGGTTACAGAACAGCTTACAG CTGTTATGGCacagtttcttctttaaatgGCGAGCCTGAGCAGGGAGTCTCAGTAGAAGCTGTGGGGCAGAAGGATTGTAGTATCTATGGAGAAGACACGATAACTGATGAAGAGGGCAAATTCAGGCTACGTGGCCTTCTG CCTGGTTGTGTGTATCACGTCCAACTCAAAGCTGAAGGCAATGATCACATTGAAAGAGCTTTACCACAGCATCGTGCAATTgag GTTGGGAACAGTGACATTGATGATGTTAATATTATAGCATTCCGGCAAATTAATCAATTTGATTTAAGTGGAAATGTAATTACATCTTCTGAATATCTCTCCACATTATGT GTGAAGCTCTACAAAAGTGAAAATCTTGACAACCCAATTCATACAGTCAACTTAGGCCTatccctgtttttccatttcccacCGCTACTGCGAGATGGAGAG AATTACGTCGTGCTTCTGGATTCTACGTTGTCTAAATCACAGTATGACTACACCCTGCCTCAAGTTTCATTCACTGCTATTGGATATCATAAACACATTACACTGATCTTTAGTCCCACT